One region of Fragaria vesca subsp. vesca linkage group LG4, FraVesHawaii_1.0, whole genome shotgun sequence genomic DNA includes:
- the LOC101306620 gene encoding ABC transporter B family member 11-like — MAEESGDAITKQDTASAVSERSKENRQDISKSKEDGTKTVPLYKLFSFADSTDYLLMFVGTIGAIVNGLSMPLLILVMGDMITSFGETGNDKRESAVVSKVALKFIYLAFGGAAAAFLQMSCWMITGERQAARIRSLYLKTILRQDVGFFDKETTSGEIIGRMSGDTVLIQEAMGEKIGSFIQLVATFIGGFVIAFSEGWLLTLVMLSSIPALVFSGAVMNHFIVKLASRGQAAYSGGASVVDETISSIRTVASFTGEKQAISNYNNSLHKAYKSGVQEGWASGLGFGVLMLVVFCTYALAVWFGGIMILERGYKGGDVMTVIFSVLIGSVSLGKASPCISAFAPGQAAAYKMFEAINRKPKIDVYDINGRVLQDICGDIELRDVYFSYPTRPNEQLFNGFSLSIPSGSTAALVGQSGSGKSTVISLIERFYDPQAGEVLIDGVNLKEFQLKWIRQKIGLVNQEPVLFTGSIKDNIAYGKDGATTEEIRAAAELSNAAKFIDILPEGIDTMVGEHGTQLSGGQKQRIAIARAILKNPRILLLDEATSALDTQSERIVQEALDRVMINRTTVIVAHRLSTVRNADTITVIHQGAIVEQGPHSELIKDPDGTYSQLVRLQATSSVSEYTGLNVEVSSPRRSSSRHSFSISYSIPTASGVLETRPSELDIHATTPSKGPPDVSLRRLAYLNKPEILVLLLGTIVAAVNGVIFPIYGSLLSSVIKTFFEPPHELRKHSKFWALIFVVLGVVSFLAQSSRAYLFALAGCRLIRRVRAMCFEKVVYMEVSWFDEAEHSSGAIGARLSTDAASLRGLVGDSLGLLVQNTATAIAGMIIAFGANWQLSLVMLVLLPLLGVNGYFQVQYMKGFSADAKTMYEDASHVASDAVGSIRTIASFCAEEKVIELYKKKCESPIKTGIRQGLVSGIGFGLSLFLQFSVFAVIFYIGGLLVAAGKTTFSAVFQVFFAVTMASFGLAQSSSLAPDVSKGKGSAASIFAILDMKSKIDSSDNSGMTIENVKGEIEFHHVSFKYPSRPNVQIFNDLCLTITDGKTIALVGESGSGKSTVVSLIQRFYNPNSGHITLDGIEIQKLQLKWLRQKMGLVSQEPMLFNNTIRANIAYGKEGEATEAEIIAAAELANAHQFISSLQHGYDTVTGERGVQLSGGQKQRVAIARAIMKAPKILLLDEATSALDAESERVVQDALDRVMVDRTTVVVAHRLSTIKASDLIAVVKNGVIAEKGKHESLTKIKNGIYASLVALHASASS, encoded by the exons ATGGCTGAGGAGAGTGGAGATGCAATCACCAAGCAGGACACAGCATCAGCAGTGTCGGAGCGTTCCAAAGAAAACCGACAAGATATAAGCAAGAGCAAGGAGGATGGAACTAAAACAGTACCACTTTACAAGCTTTTCTCCTTTGCTGATTCCACGGATTACCTACTAATGTTTGTTGGTACTATCGGTGCTATTGTTAATGGACTCTCTATGCCTCTACTGATCCTAGTCATGGGAGATATGATTACTTCTTTTGGAGAAACTGGAAATGACAAGAGAGAGTCTGCTGTAGTTTCTAAG GTGGCTCTGAAGTTCATTTACTTAGCTTTTGGGGGTGCTGCTGCAGCCTTTCTGC AAATGTCTTGCTGGATGATCACTGGAGAGAGACAGGCTGCAAGGATTAGAAGCTTATACTTGAAAACAATATTAAGGCAAGATGTCGGTTTTTTTGATAAAGAAACCACCAGTGGGGAAATCATTGGAAGGATGTCAGGTGATACTGTGCTCATCCAAGAGGCAATGGGAGAGAAG ATAGGAAGTTTTATCCAGTTAGTTGCAACATTTATAGGTGGTTTTGTTATAGCATTTTCTGAGGGATGGCTTCTCACTCTTGTCATGCTATCCTCTATTCCCGCTCTTGTGTTCTCTGGTGCTGTCATGAACCATTTCATAGTGAAATTGGCGTCTCGTGGACAAGCTGCATATTCAGGAGGAGCAAGTGTGGTAGACGAGACAATTAGTTCGATCAGAACT GTGGCATCATTCACTGGGGAGAAGCAAGCTATATCTAATTACAACAACTCATTGCATAAGGCTTACAAGTCCGGTGTACAAGAGGGTTGGGCGTCTGGTTTGGGTTTTGGTGTGCTTATGCTTGTGGTATTTTGTACTTACGCCTTGGCTGTATGGTTCGGTGGAATAATGATACTTGAAAGAGGATATAAGGGAGGAGATGTCATGACAGTAATTTTTTCTGTGTTAATTGGCTCAGT GTCTCTTGGGAAAGCATCTCCATGTATAAGTGCATTTGCTCCTGGACAAGCGGCAGCTTACAAGATGTTTGAGGCAATTAATAGAAAGCCGAAGATAGATGTGTATGATATTAATGGGCGAGTTTTACAAGATATTTGTGGAGACATAGAACTGAGGGATGTTTATTTTAGTTATCCCACAAGACCTAATGAACAATTATTCAATGGATTTTCACTCTCAATACCTAGCGGTTCAACTGCTGCTTTGGTTGGACAGAGCGGAAGTGGTAAATCAACTGTTATCAGTTTGATTGAGAGATTTTACGACCCCCAGGCTGGTGAAGTACTTATTGATGGTGTTAATCTTAAAGAGTTCCAATTAAAATGGATACGACAGAAAATTGGCCTTGTCAACCAGGAACCAGTTTTATTTACTGGTAGCATTAAAGATAATATTGCCTATGGAAAGGATGGTGCAACAACTGAGGAAATAAGGGCTGCAGCTGAGCTTTCCAATGCTGCAAAATTCATAGATATACTACCTGAG GGAATAGACACAATGGTTGGTGAGCATGGAACTCAGCTATCTGGGGGACAAAAACAACGAATTGCTATAGCTAGAGCAATTCTGAAGAACCCGAGAATTCTACTTTTAGATGAAGCGACAAGTGCTCTTGACACACAATCTGAGAGAATTGTGCAGGAGGCACTGGACAGAGTAATGATCAACCGAACTACTGTCATTGTAGCCCACCGCTTGAGCACAGTTAGGAATGCTGACACCATTACTGTAATACATCAAGGAGCAATTGTTGAACAAG GACCGCATTCTGAGCTAATTAAGGATCCTGATGGAACATATAGCCAGCTTGTAAGGTTGCAAGCAACTAGTAGCGTGTCAGAATATACTGGTCTAAATGTTGAGGTATCATCTCCAAGAAGAAGTAGTAGTCGTCACTCATTCTCAATCTCATACAGTATTCCTACTGCAAGTGGTGTCCTTGAAACAAGACCTTCAGAACTTGATATTCATGCTACAACACCATCAAAAGGGCCTCCCGATGTCTCTCTTCGTCGCCTGGCTTACCTGAACAAGCCAGAGATACTTGTGCTACTTTTAGGTACTATAGTTGCAGCGGTCAATGGAGTAATCTTCCCTATTTATGGTAGTTTGTTGTCAAGTGTAATCAAAACCTTCTTTGAACCGCCTCATGAACTCCGCAAGCACTCAAAATTTTGGGCATTGATCTTTGTTGTTCTTGGAGTGGTATCTTTCTTGGCACAATCATCAAGAGCATACCTCTTTGCCTTGGCGGGTTGCAGGTTGATAAGAAGAGTCCGAGCAATGTGCTTTGAGAAGGTGGTTTACATGGAAGTAAGTTGGTTTGATGAAGCTGAGCACTCAAGTGGTGCAATCGGGGCAAGGCTTTCTACAGATGCAGCGTCTTTAAGAGGGCTTGTTGGAGATTCTCTTGGTTTGTTGGTTCAGAATACAGCAACTGCAATTGCGGGGATGATTATTGCTTTTGGTGCAAACTGGCAACTTTCTCTTGTAATGCTTGTTCTGTTACCTTTATTAGGAGTAAATGGATATTTTCAAGTCCAGTACATGAAAGGATTCAGTGCAGATGCAAAG ACAATGTATGAGGATGCAAGCCACGTAGCTAGTGATGCTGTGGGGAGTATTCGGACAATTGCTTCCTTTTGTGCTGAAGAGAAGGTAATTGAGTTGTACAAGAAAAAATGTGAAAGCCCTATTAAGACGGGGATACGACAAGGGCTGGTTTCTGGGATAGGTTTTGGATTATCTCTTTTCTTGCAGTTTTCAGTGTTCGCCGTAATTTTTTATATTGGAGGTCTGCTTGTTGCAGCAGGCAAGACAACATTCTCTGCTGTTTTCCAG GTTTTCTTTGCTGTCACTATGGCTTCTTTTGGACTTGCTCAGTCAAGCTCCCTTGCACCTGATGTAAGTAAAGGAAAGGGTTCTGCTGCTTCAATATTCGCAATTCTTGACATGAAATCAAAAATAGACTCTAGTGATAACTCGGGCATGACAATAGAAAATGTGAAGGGAGAAATTGAATTTCACCATGTCAGTTTCAAGTATCCTAGCAGACCTAACGTGCAAATTTTCAACGATCTTTGCCTAACCATTACTGATGGCAAG ACAATTGCTCTGGTTGGTGAAAGTGGAAGTGGGAAATCAACAGTGGTCTCTTTGATTCAGAGATTTTACAACCCCAACTCTGGTCACATTACATTGGATGGAATTGAAATCCAGAAACTACAGTTGAAGTGGTTGAGACAAAAAATGGGGCTGGTGAGCCAGGAGCCTATGTTGTTCAACAACACTATCCGAGCCAACATTGCATATGGGAAGGAAGGAGAGGCAACCGAGGCAGAAATTATTGCTGCTGCAGAACTTGCAAATGCTCACCAGTTCATTAGTAGTTTACAACAT GGTTATGATACTGTAACTGGAGAAAGAGGGGTCCAATTGTCTGGTGGACAGAAGCAAAGAGTTGCTATTGCAAGAGCTATAATGAAGGCACCAAAGATATTACTACTAGATGAAGCCACAAGTGCTCTTGATGCTGAATCCGAACGAGTGGTTCAAGACGCACTGGACCGAGTTATGGTTGATCGAACCACAGTGGTGGTTGCCCATCGGTTATCCACAATAAAAGCTTCTGATTTGATTGCAGTGGTAAAAAATGGAGTCATTGCAGAGAAAGGGAAACATGAAAGTTTAACAAAAATCAAGAATGGAATATATGCTTCTTTGGTAGCATTACATGCAAGTGCCTCATCTTAG